From the Fibrobacter sp. UWB10 genome, one window contains:
- a CDS encoding Ig-like domain-containing protein, with amino-acid sequence MFGTKTAVSALCLTVFGFIGAGAEPLAFPEALGFGAQVTGGRGGSVYHVTNLNDDGAGSFRDAVSQGNRIVVFDVGGIINIKTAVSIKSNITIAGQTAPGEGIAIHGGKLSTGKQSNIIIRYLRIRPGENTASEKDDALNLYDAKNVIVDHCSVELAPWNNFGGSSDNKDYRVTGITVQNSLIANPIGQQFGAHIESVDGTWAWYYNAFVNTHNRNPLDKINDVFVNNILYNFEAGYTTHTSTHFNHDIVNNYFVYGPKGSNPWFQVDKNQSIYASGNMIDTDRDGKLNGGPSSIYYYQGVGEELLKPWSELTTSGPMLSAASAWRYVTSQSGVLPYDDIDSLIWHQVGTLGKEGALVKSVGAMGIKTNNGWGEVMAGKTATDSDKDGMPDYFEDAMGYDKSKDDAMTKESDGYVRIEKYINWLGAMHASVAGGTLDFDLRTITRGFKDVAPAYSVSAAENGTVELAGDGYTARFAPRANFSGLASFKYTVKGNDDTEYTGRVEVLVEKSAEADSTTTRLADKYHLRAEAVTVGVFDMNGHYVGVTTQGLPQSRYIVRQKVNGRILNKLFRKD; translated from the coding sequence ATGTTTGGTACAAAAACGGCTGTTTCTGCGCTTTGCCTAACAGTGTTTGGTTTTATCGGGGCAGGTGCCGAGCCGCTGGCTTTTCCGGAGGCGCTCGGTTTTGGCGCGCAGGTCACGGGTGGCCGTGGCGGCAGTGTTTATCACGTAACGAACCTGAACGATGACGGTGCGGGTTCTTTCCGCGATGCGGTGAGCCAGGGCAACCGTATTGTGGTCTTTGACGTGGGTGGCATCATCAACATCAAGACGGCGGTTTCTATCAAGAGTAACATTACCATCGCGGGGCAGACGGCTCCGGGCGAGGGGATCGCCATTCACGGCGGCAAGCTCAGTACCGGTAAACAGAGCAACATCATCATCCGTTACCTGCGTATACGCCCGGGCGAAAATACCGCCTCCGAAAAGGATGATGCGCTCAATCTTTACGATGCGAAGAACGTGATTGTGGATCACTGCTCGGTGGAACTTGCTCCGTGGAACAATTTCGGCGGAAGTTCTGATAATAAGGATTATCGCGTTACGGGCATTACGGTGCAGAACTCGCTGATTGCAAACCCTATCGGGCAACAGTTCGGCGCGCACATCGAATCGGTGGATGGCACTTGGGCGTGGTACTACAACGCCTTCGTGAATACGCATAACCGAAATCCGCTTGACAAGATTAACGACGTGTTCGTGAACAATATCCTCTACAACTTCGAGGCGGGCTACACGACACATACGAGCACGCATTTCAATCACGATATCGTGAACAACTACTTTGTCTATGGCCCGAAGGGGAGTAACCCGTGGTTCCAGGTGGACAAGAACCAGAGTATCTACGCGAGCGGCAACATGATCGACACGGACCGCGACGGAAAACTGAACGGCGGGCCTTCTAGTATTTACTACTACCAGGGCGTGGGCGAGGAACTTTTGAAACCTTGGAGCGAACTTACGACGAGCGGCCCGATGCTCAGTGCGGCAAGCGCTTGGCGCTATGTGACGTCGCAGAGCGGCGTGCTCCCGTACGACGATATTGATTCCCTGATATGGCACCAGGTGGGGACACTTGGGAAAGAAGGAGCCCTAGTGAAAAGCGTTGGTGCCATGGGAATCAAAACCAATAACGGCTGGGGCGAAGTGATGGCAGGGAAGACCGCGACCGATTCCGACAAGGACGGCATGCCCGATTACTTTGAAGACGCGATGGGTTACGACAAGTCGAAAGACGATGCCATGACCAAAGAAAGCGATGGCTATGTGCGCATCGAGAAGTATATCAACTGGCTGGGCGCCATGCACGCGTCGGTTGCGGGCGGCACTCTCGATTTTGACCTGCGCACGATTACGCGCGGGTTCAAGGACGTGGCTCCGGCCTACAGCGTGTCTGCGGCCGAAAACGGAACCGTAGAACTTGCGGGAGACGGCTATACGGCGCGCTTTGCGCCTAGGGCGAATTTCAGCGGGCTTGCCTCGTTCAAGTACACCGTGAAGGGTAACGACGATACCGAATATACGGGCCGCGTCGAGGTGCTTGTGGAAAAATCTGCTGAAGCGGATTCGACTACTACGCGCCTCGCTGACAAGTATCATCTTCGTGCAGAAGCTGTTACGGTAGGCGTCTTTGACATGAACGGCCATTATGTGGGCGTGACTACGCAGGGACTTCCGCAAAGCCGCTACATTGTCCGCCAGAAGGTGAATGGCCGAATTTTAAATAAGCTGTTCCGGAAAGACTAA
- a CDS encoding TIGR02147 family protein → MGEKKPTKRIFEYLDYREFLKDYYNAKKEANPAFSLRVFSDKIGFKAKDFISRVMNGDKNLSSQSIPKVASGLRLGKHETEFFVALVKFNQAETTDERNAAFEQMQAVLKVVRFAEKQHLLGHAQYMVYSDWRHLTIRSLIGMFGFDGNYEALAKQVRPNITVEQAKQSVKLLEECQLIKKDESGKYVLTESAITTGDRTSKLALRGYHQNCLKLAADSIDRDAPGTRHVSGLTLGISQEGYERIVERINAFRKEIALLAEEDEGSDKVFQLEFALFPVGGK, encoded by the coding sequence ATGGGCGAAAAGAAACCGACAAAAAGGATCTTCGAATACCTGGATTACCGGGAATTTTTGAAAGATTACTACAACGCAAAGAAAGAGGCGAACCCCGCCTTTTCGCTTCGCGTGTTTTCGGACAAGATCGGTTTCAAGGCCAAGGACTTTATTAGCCGCGTCATGAACGGCGACAAAAACCTTTCGAGCCAAAGCATTCCCAAAGTGGCTTCGGGGCTTCGCCTCGGCAAGCACGAAACCGAATTTTTCGTAGCGCTTGTCAAGTTCAACCAGGCCGAAACAACCGACGAACGCAACGCCGCCTTCGAGCAAATGCAGGCCGTACTCAAAGTCGTACGATTCGCCGAAAAGCAGCACCTGCTCGGGCATGCTCAGTACATGGTATATTCCGACTGGCGGCATCTCACGATCCGCAGCCTTATCGGAATGTTCGGTTTTGACGGCAACTACGAGGCGCTCGCCAAGCAAGTTCGTCCGAACATCACTGTCGAACAGGCAAAACAGTCCGTAAAGCTACTCGAAGAATGTCAACTCATCAAGAAAGATGAATCGGGCAAGTACGTGCTGACCGAAAGTGCCATTACCACCGGCGATCGCACCTCGAAACTCGCACTCCGCGGCTATCACCAGAATTGCCTAAAGCTCGCTGCAGATTCCATTGACCGCGACGCTCCTGGCACGCGCCATGTTTCGGGCCTTACGCTTGGAATCAGCCAAGAAGGCTACGAACGCATTGTAGAGCGAATCAACGCCTTCCGTAAAGAAATCGCGCTCCTCGCCGAAGAAGACGAAGGGAGCGATAAAGTTTTCCAACTGGAATTTGCACTGTTCCCCGTCGGCGGGAAATAA
- a CDS encoding LamG-like jellyroll fold domain-containing protein, which translates to MDTLKYFLAGFVAFFVGCSSDSQVAGNSAETGSPELAGILVLDNGKPAARTKVQCVPGNYNIIAASEAEQVLPSAFETETDENGNYEFDSIPAGSFSLEAFHQESGQMLLVQDLSAEEDEPLAVNDTLRNSGTVKLLVSGAFRENQGGEAIVIGTTIRRRVSVQNGKIVVDSLPADTFELIVYMDGMSPFGFKDVSVKPEETTVWGDSVTYTLKAPLALPEEIDSLGTVVSDFPLAIRLTKKEIAFDSAEVVNGRWEAVRISQDGNRSKKLPIARTYFDAHAKEAVFWVRVDSLNISDSLELHFDNTMNPAYAKDVFPTNRSYSLVWHFDSGLEPVGDGAEKGYFEGLPTGAVAADGVVGRGVELDEGDVIVVENSSAADSSRKVNLNYDGSEYFCFSVWVKLDNLEEKQTIFEKSKEYALRYDPEKGFVVDLWVPDTSSDSIKYAWVSGTSDIKAGEWVYVAFSRHTTSQSNFYVNDRKIETEPEQIAWTGVRELADFKVGGFTGMIDELMLGSCYRDDDWTRLTYLNQRPENYWPALSAR; encoded by the coding sequence ATGGATACTTTGAAATACTTTTTAGCGGGTTTCGTTGCCTTTTTTGTTGGTTGTTCTTCGGACAGCCAAGTGGCGGGCAATAGTGCCGAAACGGGTTCCCCGGAACTCGCGGGTATCTTGGTGCTTGACAATGGTAAGCCTGCCGCCCGTACGAAAGTTCAGTGTGTGCCGGGCAACTACAACATCATTGCCGCAAGCGAGGCTGAACAGGTTCTGCCTTCCGCGTTCGAAACCGAAACGGATGAAAACGGCAACTACGAATTCGATTCCATCCCGGCGGGCAGTTTCTCTCTCGAGGCTTTCCATCAAGAATCGGGCCAGATGCTTCTAGTGCAGGACCTGAGTGCCGAAGAGGACGAGCCCCTTGCTGTAAATGACACCTTGCGTAATTCCGGAACGGTCAAGCTTCTCGTATCGGGCGCGTTCCGCGAAAACCAGGGTGGCGAAGCCATCGTTATCGGGACGACAATTCGCAGAAGGGTTTCTGTGCAGAACGGGAAAATCGTGGTCGATAGCCTCCCGGCAGACACGTTTGAACTTATTGTTTACATGGATGGCATGAGTCCGTTTGGATTTAAGGATGTTTCCGTAAAGCCTGAAGAGACTACAGTCTGGGGCGATTCGGTGACGTACACATTGAAAGCTCCGCTCGCGCTCCCCGAAGAAATCGATTCGCTCGGCACCGTCGTGAGCGATTTCCCGCTGGCCATTCGCTTGACGAAAAAAGAAATTGCTTTCGATTCTGCGGAGGTGGTGAACGGCCGCTGGGAGGCCGTGCGCATTTCGCAGGACGGAAACCGCAGCAAGAAACTCCCTATTGCGCGAACCTACTTTGATGCTCATGCCAAAGAGGCTGTGTTCTGGGTGCGTGTCGATTCGCTGAATATTTCAGATTCTCTGGAACTCCATTTTGACAACACCATGAACCCCGCGTACGCAAAGGATGTGTTCCCCACGAACCGCAGCTATTCTTTGGTGTGGCATTTCGATAGCGGCCTTGAACCTGTAGGCGATGGAGCGGAAAAGGGATACTTCGAAGGTCTGCCGACAGGGGCCGTGGCTGCCGACGGTGTTGTTGGTAGGGGAGTGGAACTTGATGAAGGCGATGTTATTGTCGTCGAGAATTCGAGTGCGGCTGATTCCTCGCGCAAGGTGAACTTGAATTACGACGGTAGCGAATATTTCTGCTTCTCGGTGTGGGTAAAACTTGACAATCTCGAAGAAAAACAGACCATCTTTGAAAAGTCCAAGGAATATGCGTTGCGCTATGATCCGGAGAAGGGCTTTGTGGTTGACCTCTGGGTTCCCGATACGAGTTCCGATTCAATAAAATACGCCTGGGTGTCTGGAACGTCTGATATTAAGGCGGGCGAGTGGGTCTATGTTGCCTTCAGCCGCCACACGACTTCGCAGTCCAATTTCTACGTGAACGACCGCAAGATTGAAACGGAGCCGGAACAAATCGCTTGGACGGGCGTCCGTGAACTGGCCGACTTCAAAGTGGGCGGCTTTACCGGCATGATTGACGAACTCATGCTTGGGAGCTGTTACCGCGATGACGACTGGACGCGCCTTACCTACCTGAACCAGCGTCCCGAAAATTACTGGCCAGCCCTTTCGGCCCGCTAG
- a CDS encoding right-handed parallel beta-helix repeat-containing protein — protein MNYLKNIRLVEILTAAFAVLALAGNTHVKPGDDFISAMTKASAGDTVFFEAGTYQVPYTEGQANTITLSKSGMADKPIVFYAAGHATAVIDFQFPELTYVDKGVGLSMTGSYYELHGLAITRAGYQGAYVTGSYNKFYNMSFFENRNSGLEINKGGNHTLVVNVDAYRNYDPKKKGGMADGFASKQTQGAGNVFINCRAWENSDDGFDFFDSPDSVIVYDSWAFRNGVNVFGYAAELFDGNGNGFKMGGNKAQANHRCTRCIAFDNPVKGFDQNNNTGGITVEQSLAYRNGSSGAANYGMGGALNAGQKHHLRNNISYKGKNADSFGSSSEQKTNSWSISVTVSDDDFESLDTSLATIARNADGLLPYTKLFRLKKGSVLIDKGTEIGFDYVGSAPDLGPYEYGEIAAESSSSEVSSSSATTTVIRRRVAPADRRKDAPRFNALGRSVKSAEPFRWSVSWF, from the coding sequence ATGAATTATTTGAAGAATATCCGCTTGGTGGAAATTTTGACGGCAGCTTTTGCCGTTTTGGCGCTTGCCGGGAATACCCATGTAAAGCCTGGCGACGATTTTATTTCGGCCATGACTAAGGCCTCCGCCGGAGATACCGTCTTTTTTGAAGCGGGAACATACCAGGTGCCCTATACAGAGGGTCAGGCGAATACGATTACACTTTCTAAGTCAGGAATGGCGGACAAGCCCATTGTGTTCTATGCGGCGGGCCATGCGACTGCCGTGATAGACTTCCAGTTCCCGGAACTCACCTATGTCGACAAGGGCGTGGGGCTGAGCATGACCGGCAGTTATTACGAACTTCACGGTCTCGCCATTACCCGTGCGGGATACCAGGGAGCCTATGTGACAGGGTCGTACAACAAGTTCTACAACATGTCGTTTTTCGAAAACCGCAATTCCGGTTTGGAAATTAACAAGGGCGGGAATCATACGCTGGTGGTCAACGTAGATGCGTACCGTAATTATGACCCCAAGAAAAAGGGCGGCATGGCTGACGGCTTTGCGAGCAAGCAGACTCAGGGAGCAGGAAATGTGTTCATCAACTGCCGTGCTTGGGAAAATTCCGACGACGGTTTTGACTTTTTTGATTCACCCGACAGTGTCATTGTCTATGATTCCTGGGCGTTCCGGAATGGGGTCAATGTTTTTGGCTATGCGGCCGAGCTCTTTGATGGAAACGGCAATGGCTTTAAGATGGGCGGCAATAAAGCCCAAGCGAATCACCGTTGCACGCGTTGTATTGCGTTTGACAATCCGGTAAAAGGCTTTGACCAGAACAACAATACGGGTGGCATTACGGTGGAACAGAGCCTTGCTTACCGCAACGGAAGCAGTGGTGCCGCCAATTATGGAATGGGTGGGGCGCTGAATGCGGGGCAAAAGCATCACTTGCGGAACAATATCTCTTATAAGGGCAAAAATGCCGACTCTTTTGGTTCGTCTAGCGAACAGAAAACGAATTCCTGGAGCATTTCGGTGACTGTGAGTGACGATGACTTTGAGTCGTTGGACACGAGCCTTGCGACGATTGCCCGAAATGCGGATGGACTGCTCCCGTACACAAAGTTGTTCCGCCTGAAAAAAGGAAGCGTCTTGATTGACAAGGGGACGGAAATTGGCTTTGATTATGTTGGCTCGGCACCGGATCTTGGACCTTACGAATATGGCGAAATTGCAGCAGAATCCAGTTCTTCGGAAGTGTCTTCTAGCAGTGCTACAACGACTGTTATTCGCCGCAGGGTGGCCCCTGCTGACAGGCGTAAAGATGCTCCGAGGTTCAATGCATTGGGGCGTTCGGTAAAATCCGCAGAACCTTTCCGTTGGAGCGTCAGTTGGTTTTAA
- a CDS encoding histidine phosphatase family protein, whose protein sequence is MDTSPEIVLDKDGFATVADVYKSLAPDEKAVFIIRHSEREDDVALETELTANGIQMAQDLGATLKSEEEFSYVTSGFVRTNETANQISKGRGEATSPKLITNYDITGNWFLKISADSLAKQATALGLKGSSIELMARWAYEGGYPETFYEMEPRAQEFMQTVILKNLSRWKRVTIMVSHDIFVMPLAVFGSQKKVALKYHEDYHWINFIAGLAVIADAQNNLRYIPVKGADSGVIDFLAIYMAEHKIYTK, encoded by the coding sequence ATGGATACCTCTCCGGAAATCGTTTTGGACAAAGACGGATTCGCTACCGTCGCCGACGTCTACAAGAGCCTCGCCCCCGACGAAAAGGCGGTTTTTATCATCCGCCATTCCGAACGTGAAGATGACGTGGCTTTGGAAACCGAACTCACCGCAAACGGAATCCAGATGGCACAGGATCTAGGAGCAACACTCAAGAGTGAAGAGGAATTCTCGTACGTCACTTCGGGATTCGTGCGCACGAACGAAACCGCAAACCAAATCTCGAAAGGACGCGGCGAAGCGACGTCCCCGAAACTCATCACGAATTACGACATTACTGGCAATTGGTTCCTAAAAATTTCGGCCGATTCTCTCGCAAAGCAAGCGACCGCGCTCGGTCTAAAAGGCAGTTCAATAGAACTGATGGCTCGCTGGGCATACGAAGGCGGATACCCAGAAACATTTTACGAAATGGAGCCCCGTGCGCAGGAATTTATGCAAACGGTCATCCTGAAAAATTTATCCAGATGGAAACGCGTCACCATCATGGTGTCGCACGACATCTTCGTGATGCCGCTTGCCGTTTTCGGTTCGCAGAAAAAGGTCGCCCTCAAGTATCACGAGGATTACCATTGGATTAACTTCATCGCGGGGCTAGCCGTTATTGCCGATGCGCAAAACAACCTGCGCTATATTCCTGTAAAAGGCGCCGATTCCGGCGTCATAGACTTTCTGGCCATCTATATGGCAGAGCACAAGATTTACACCAAATAG
- a CDS encoding SUMF1/EgtB/PvdO family nonheme iron enzyme, which translates to MHKFSSGVIAVTFIAGMFGGCSESPESGLTPPTEGDSSATNFPDSSNADSLQGISSETAFSAGDTHSSSGLTATSSSDVLFISSSSSGELAVPPVSSSGTGFSYIAPANFSDTVNGVLFDMVHVPGGSYTRGCDNCAEQDKIYETPAHKVTVSDYFAAKTEVTVSQWNAVMGGKKNAWESGNAPKIGVSWFDANNFACKLGQLTGRQYRLLTDAEWEFAARGGKDGIADSFKFSGGNAIDDVAWYSENSGGKAHDVASKKPNKLGLYDMSGNSWEWVYDWLVGYTAGDKVNPVQLTGSGNKTRRGGSYGEPAEFARVSRRAIRSRDGAADMGFRLGASTELPPGMISACEAANPSDAVCAGDKNRDCRLITAADEAWISDDYTVIIGEDGIAAVSGFPNVSGQWYTLNNRSFNVVTKTGTKTYAYYVFSQDELTMISDDGIPYRLYRRAASEAKNKVSLTTVSNPKTLEQLIAAVEPERLVTDEQLAHPDTSVRDPRIAAASGYTWFFDGRCCGGNHKYRFHLDKNGDAEFVVMDYDDTHHENILAKGRWFTVGNIGLHIVLNGKYFNYLYTAGERTMSYSEYMPAGPIFCHISFQSYERGDFRIFNKTLYDDKIKRPRGFNGENPVYEAGDYQWGS; encoded by the coding sequence ATGCACAAGTTTTCCTCGGGTGTTATAGCGGTTACTTTTATCGCCGGGATGTTTGGAGGTTGCTCGGAATCGCCCGAAAGTGGGTTAACTCCCCCCACCGAGGGCGATTCCTCAGCAACGAATTTTCCGGATTCGTCAAACGCTGATTCTCTTCAGGGAATCAGTTCCGAAACCGCTTTCAGCGCAGGCGACACCCATTCTTCGAGCGGACTCACTGCAACAAGTTCATCGGACGTTTTATTTATTAGCTCCTCCTCGTCTGGTGAACTTGCTGTCCCCCCAGTTTCATCAAGCGGAACAGGATTTTCATATATTGCACCTGCAAATTTTTCCGACACTGTAAACGGCGTCTTATTTGACATGGTTCATGTTCCGGGAGGTTCGTACACACGCGGGTGCGACAACTGCGCCGAACAAGACAAAATTTACGAGACACCCGCGCACAAGGTAACCGTCAGCGACTACTTTGCCGCCAAAACCGAAGTCACAGTCAGCCAATGGAACGCCGTCATGGGCGGCAAGAAAAACGCTTGGGAATCAGGAAACGCCCCCAAAATAGGTGTAAGCTGGTTTGATGCGAATAATTTTGCTTGTAAATTAGGGCAATTGACAGGCAGGCAATACCGCCTGCTTACCGATGCCGAATGGGAATTTGCTGCTCGCGGAGGTAAGGATGGGATTGCCGACAGCTTCAAATTCTCAGGAGGCAACGCCATTGACGATGTCGCCTGGTATTCCGAAAACAGCGGTGGCAAGGCACACGACGTCGCCAGCAAGAAGCCGAACAAGCTCGGGCTTTACGACATGAGTGGCAATTCCTGGGAATGGGTGTACGACTGGCTCGTGGGTTATACTGCAGGCGATAAAGTCAACCCGGTTCAGCTCACGGGTTCTGGCAACAAGACGCGACGTGGCGGCAGTTACGGCGAGCCCGCCGAATTCGCTCGGGTGAGCCGCCGGGCCATCCGTAGCCGCGATGGCGCCGCCGACATGGGATTTAGGCTAGGGGCCTCTACCGAACTTCCGCCGGGAATGATCAGCGCCTGCGAAGCGGCGAACCCGAGCGACGCGGTTTGTGCCGGAGACAAAAACCGCGACTGCCGCCTCATTACCGCAGCAGACGAAGCCTGGATCAGCGACGACTATACCGTTATCATCGGCGAAGACGGAATTGCGGCGGTTTCAGGATTCCCGAACGTTTCCGGCCAATGGTACACGCTCAACAACCGCAGCTTCAACGTGGTCACCAAAACCGGAACCAAAACGTACGCCTACTACGTGTTCAGCCAAGATGAACTCACCATGATTAGTGACGACGGCATTCCTTACCGACTGTACCGCCGTGCTGCAAGCGAAGCTAAGAACAAGGTAAGCCTTACGACCGTAAGCAACCCGAAAACACTGGAACAGTTGATTGCCGCCGTAGAACCCGAGCGTCTCGTGACAGACGAACAACTCGCCCACCCCGATACAAGCGTACGCGACCCGCGTATTGCTGCCGCAAGTGGATACACCTGGTTCTTTGACGGGCGTTGCTGTGGCGGCAACCACAAATACCGATTCCACCTCGACAAGAATGGGGACGCCGAATTCGTAGTGATGGATTACGACGACACGCATCACGAGAATATCCTCGCAAAGGGCCGCTGGTTCACTGTGGGCAACATCGGGCTACACATCGTGCTGAACGGGAAATACTTCAACTACCTCTACACCGCTGGCGAACGCACCATGAGCTACAGCGAATATATGCCTGCAGGCCCCATTTTCTGCCACATTTCATTCCAAAGTTATGAACGAGGCGACTTCCGCATATTCAACAAGACCCTTTACGATGACAAAATCAAGCGTCCCCGCGGCTTCAACGGAGAAAACCCCGTTTATGAAGCTGGTGATTACCAGTGGGGGTCATAA
- a CDS encoding SGNH/GDSL hydrolase family protein yields MGCFTLKKANTTAAFLLCGMCASYGITPNKLVSGGLPAHTGATTTDYLTDGYLTNWKSSSAKEIALNVGEGPQKLLINWESFGDCAWATDFTSGCGHSGVALSNFKILTSANSTDGTDGDWEVAATIQNNPVMARGVTIDFAGKSWFKIASEGDVGKILEIEAFDMSAGGTDTWFFMGTSISQMGIKQQDTDSTTAQLIHAKFPEYTPAMLRGGIGCINSTEVVEHLNEYLEYAGNVKFWAIEMGTNDAWGGGDWNLNTYVSNMQTIIDSAKAHGITPVIARIIATDSAKAGWQINPAFLKAVDKLVENNDLPQGPDFYSYFKEHPELLASDGVHPNAETKGGQAMHHLWAEALAPLYAVGDTAAKTPDSSTTLKATSTFMVPRIYAQGKSIFVEGNLLNATSVTLVSATGQLISQKALSKNYGQVQFENIPTGQYIVIIRGKNAVQTSIVRAK; encoded by the coding sequence ATGGGTTGTTTTACTTTAAAAAAGGCGAACACAACCGCAGCTTTTTTGTTATGCGGAATGTGCGCCTCTTACGGGATTACCCCGAACAAGTTGGTTTCTGGCGGTTTGCCGGCTCATACAGGAGCCACAACGACAGATTACCTGACGGATGGTTACTTGACCAACTGGAAGAGTAGCAGCGCCAAGGAAATCGCGTTGAACGTGGGCGAAGGCCCCCAAAAGCTCTTGATCAACTGGGAATCGTTCGGCGATTGTGCTTGGGCGACCGATTTCACGAGCGGTTGCGGGCACTCGGGAGTCGCACTCTCGAATTTCAAGATTTTGACTTCGGCGAATTCCACCGACGGTACCGACGGAGACTGGGAAGTGGCCGCCACCATCCAGAACAACCCCGTGATGGCACGTGGCGTAACCATCGACTTTGCGGGCAAATCCTGGTTCAAGATCGCAAGCGAAGGCGATGTGGGCAAAATTCTTGAAATTGAAGCCTTCGACATGAGCGCAGGCGGAACCGACACCTGGTTCTTTATGGGCACAAGCATCAGTCAGATGGGAATCAAGCAACAGGATACCGATTCCACCACGGCGCAGCTCATTCATGCAAAGTTCCCGGAATACACGCCCGCCATGTTGCGCGGTGGCATTGGCTGCATCAACAGCACCGAAGTCGTGGAACACCTGAACGAATATCTGGAATACGCTGGCAACGTCAAATTCTGGGCAATCGAAATGGGTACCAACGATGCCTGGGGCGGTGGCGATTGGAACCTGAACACCTACGTGAGCAACATGCAGACGATTATCGACTCTGCAAAGGCTCACGGAATCACGCCCGTGATTGCACGGATTATCGCGACCGATTCCGCAAAGGCGGGCTGGCAAATCAATCCGGCATTCTTGAAAGCCGTAGACAAACTCGTCGAAAATAACGACCTGCCGCAGGGTCCTGATTTCTACAGTTACTTTAAGGAACATCCCGAATTGTTGGCGAGCGACGGTGTACACCCGAATGCCGAAACCAAGGGCGGTCAAGCCATGCACCACTTGTGGGCAGAAGCACTGGCGCCCTTATACGCTGTAGGTGACACCGCCGCCAAAACGCCAGACTCCTCCACGACTTTAAAGGCGACAAGTACGTTTATGGTCCCCCGAATTTACGCGCAAGGGAAGAGTATTTTCGTTGAGGGCAACTTACTAAATGCAACCTCCGTAACCCTTGTTTCTGCAACGGGGCAACTCATTTCTCAAAAGGCCCTTTCTAAGAATTACGGACAGGTACAATTTGAAAACATCCCGACGGGGCAGTACATAGTCATTATCCGTGGCAAAAATGCGGTGCAGACAAGTATCGTACGGGCAAAGTAA